In a genomic window of Demequina muriae:
- the rpsO gene encoding 30S ribosomal protein S15: MPLDTAVKKKIMTEYATTEGDTGSPEVQVALLTQRITDLTEHLKMHKHDHHSRRGLLLLVGQRRNLLNYLSRIDIERYRSLIERLGLRR; encoded by the coding sequence ATGCCTCTCGATACCGCTGTGAAGAAGAAGATCATGACCGAGTACGCCACGACCGAGGGCGACACCGGCTCCCCTGAGGTCCAGGTCGCACTGCTGACGCAGCGCATCACGGACCTGACCGAGCACCTCAAGATGCACAAGCACGACCACCACTCGCGTCGTGGCCTGCTGCTGCTGGTCGGTCAGCGCCGCAACCTGCTGAACTACCTCTCGCGCATCGACATCGAGCGTTACCGCTCGCTTATTGAGCGCCTGGGCCTGCGCCGCTAG
- a CDS encoding polyribonucleotide nucleotidyltransferase yields MEGPEIQFAEATIDNGSFGTRTVRFETGRLAKQAAGSTAAYLDGDTMLLAATTAGKHPREGFDFFPLTVDVEERSYAAGKIPGSFFRREGRPSTDAILTCRLIDRPLRPTFVSGLRNEVQVVIDVLAINPDDAYDTLAINAASMSTQLSGLPFSGPIGGVRIALIDGQWVAFPRHSEKERAVFDMVVAGRIVGDDVAIMMVEAEATPDSYNLISEGAQAPTEEVVAQGLEAAKPFLKLLCEAQIELAGKAAKEVQEFPRFLDYQDDVFSAVEGHVSADLTSALQISDKQERESRLDEIKANTLEHFAGQFEGREKEVSAAIRSVTKQTIRQRILKDGVRIDGRGLADIRPLSAEVGPIPRVHGSAIFERGETQIMGITTLNMLKMEQQIDSFNPETKKRYMHHYNFPPFSTGETGRVGSPKRREIGHGALAERALVPVLPSREDFPYAIRQVSEALGSNGSTSMGSVCASTLAMLNAGVPLKAPVAGIAMGLVSDTVDGETRYAALTDILGAEDAFGDMDFKVAGTSEFITAIQLDTKLDGIPSSVLVGALSQAKDARLHILGVMNSAISEPDEMSEYAPRIITVRVPVDKIGEVIGPKGKMINQIQDDTGADISIEDDGTVFIGAVDGPSAEAARSAINAIANPHVPEVGERFVGTVVKTVAFGAFISLSPGKDGLLHISQIRKLVGGKRVENVEDVLSIGQKIQVQIAEVDPRGKLSLGVVEDGSEGDSDDEGDDDN; encoded by the coding sequence ATGGAAGGTCCCGAGATCCAGTTCGCCGAGGCGACCATTGATAATGGTTCGTTCGGCACCCGCACCGTCCGCTTCGAGACTGGCCGTCTGGCCAAGCAGGCTGCGGGTTCCACCGCCGCCTACCTCGACGGCGACACGATGCTGCTCGCCGCCACCACGGCAGGCAAGCACCCCCGCGAGGGCTTCGACTTCTTCCCCCTCACGGTGGACGTCGAGGAGCGCTCATACGCAGCCGGAAAGATCCCCGGCTCGTTCTTCCGTCGCGAGGGCCGTCCCTCGACCGACGCGATCCTCACCTGCCGTCTGATCGACCGGCCGCTGCGCCCCACCTTCGTGTCGGGCCTGCGCAACGAGGTCCAGGTCGTCATCGACGTCCTCGCGATCAACCCCGACGACGCCTACGACACTCTCGCGATCAACGCCGCGTCCATGTCGACGCAGCTGTCCGGACTGCCGTTCTCCGGCCCCATCGGCGGCGTGCGCATCGCGCTCATCGACGGTCAGTGGGTCGCGTTCCCGCGTCACTCCGAGAAGGAGCGCGCGGTGTTCGACATGGTCGTCGCCGGTCGCATCGTCGGTGACGACGTGGCGATCATGATGGTCGAGGCAGAGGCCACTCCCGATTCCTACAACCTCATCTCCGAGGGCGCTCAGGCTCCGACGGAAGAGGTCGTGGCTCAGGGCCTCGAGGCCGCCAAGCCCTTCCTCAAGCTCCTGTGCGAGGCGCAGATCGAGCTCGCCGGCAAGGCCGCCAAGGAGGTGCAGGAGTTCCCGCGCTTCCTTGACTACCAGGACGACGTGTTCTCGGCAGTCGAGGGCCACGTGTCCGCCGACCTCACCTCCGCGCTGCAGATCTCTGACAAGCAGGAGCGCGAGAGCCGTCTCGACGAGATCAAGGCGAACACCCTCGAGCACTTCGCCGGCCAGTTCGAGGGCCGCGAGAAGGAGGTCTCCGCTGCGATTCGCTCGGTGACCAAGCAGACCATCCGCCAGCGCATCCTCAAGGACGGCGTCCGCATCGACGGCCGTGGGCTTGCGGACATCCGCCCGCTGTCGGCCGAGGTCGGCCCCATCCCGCGCGTGCACGGCTCGGCGATCTTCGAGCGCGGTGAGACCCAGATCATGGGCATCACCACGCTGAACATGCTCAAGATGGAGCAGCAGATCGACTCGTTCAACCCCGAGACGAAGAAGCGCTACATGCACCACTACAACTTCCCGCCGTTCTCGACGGGCGAGACGGGTCGTGTGGGTTCCCCCAAGCGTCGCGAGATCGGCCACGGTGCGCTCGCCGAGCGTGCCCTCGTGCCGGTGCTCCCGAGCCGCGAGGACTTCCCGTACGCCATCCGTCAGGTCTCCGAGGCACTGGGCTCGAACGGCTCCACCTCGATGGGTTCGGTGTGCGCCTCGACGCTCGCCATGCTCAACGCGGGTGTGCCGCTGAAGGCTCCGGTCGCGGGCATCGCGATGGGCCTCGTCTCCGACACCGTTGACGGCGAGACCCGCTACGCGGCGCTCACCGACATCCTCGGCGCCGAGGACGCGTTCGGCGACATGGACTTCAAGGTCGCCGGTACGTCCGAGTTCATCACCGCGATTCAGCTCGACACCAAGCTCGACGGCATCCCGTCGTCGGTGCTGGTGGGCGCGCTGAGCCAGGCCAAGGATGCGCGTCTGCACATCCTCGGCGTCATGAACTCCGCGATCTCCGAGCCCGACGAGATGAGCGAGTACGCACCCCGCATCATCACGGTGCGCGTGCCCGTTGACAAGATCGGTGAGGTCATTGGCCCGAAGGGCAAGATGATCAACCAGATCCAGGACGACACCGGTGCGGACATCAGCATCGAAGACGACGGCACCGTGTTCATTGGCGCCGTCGACGGTCCGTCGGCCGAGGCCGCGCGGTCCGCGATCAATGCGATCGCGAACCCGCACGTGCCCGAGGTCGGCGAGCGGTTCGTCGGCACGGTCGTCAAGACGGTCGCGTTCGGCGCGTTCATCTCGCTGTCCCCGGGCAAGGACGGACTGCTGCACATCTCGCAGATCCGCAAGCTCGTGGGTGGCAAGCGCGTCGAGAACGTCGAGGACGTGCTGTCCATCGGCCAGAAGATTCAGGTCCAGATCGCTGAGGTCGACCCGCGCGGCAAGCTGTCGCTGGGCGTCGTCGAAGACGGCTCCGAGGGCGACTCCGACGACGAGGGCGACGACGACAACTAA
- a CDS encoding M16 family metallopeptidase yields MPHALPLVPTSSMGAHLTVEQDAGAIIQRSVLPGGVRVLTEHIPGMRSATMGAWVGVGSRDETPEHAGSTHFLEHLLFKGTARRSALDIAEAFDRVGGESNAMTGKEYTCYYARTIDTDLPLAIDLILDMVTSARLDEADFEMERGVILEELAMAEDDPGDVAHERFTEAVLSGHPLGRPIGGTPDIIRSVTRDAVWEHYRQHYTPSGLIVTVAGNVHHETVCALVSDALAQGGWDLTGEIAPSARRDPFAPLDAVLVPEVSVTRDLEQSHVLLGSRGYRATDERRSTLSVFNAILGGGMSSRLFQEIREKRGLTYAVYSFGAPNAETGIWGMYAACNPKAADEVERLLGGELDRMAEGVTAEELEKAKGQIAGTTVLRLEDSYSRMSRLGKSELVFGELWSIGEALDEVRAITADQVVGLAAELASRDRTRVRVGPAA; encoded by the coding sequence ATGCCTCACGCACTTCCGCTCGTGCCCACCTCCTCCATGGGCGCCCATCTCACGGTCGAACAGGATGCCGGCGCCATCATTCAGCGCAGCGTGCTGCCTGGCGGTGTGCGGGTGCTCACCGAGCACATCCCGGGCATGCGCTCGGCGACCATGGGGGCCTGGGTCGGCGTCGGCTCGCGCGACGAGACCCCCGAGCACGCGGGCTCGACCCACTTCCTCGAGCACCTGCTGTTCAAGGGCACGGCCAGGCGCAGCGCTCTCGACATCGCCGAGGCCTTCGACCGGGTGGGCGGCGAGTCCAATGCGATGACGGGCAAGGAGTACACCTGCTACTACGCCCGCACCATCGACACCGACCTGCCGCTCGCCATCGATCTGATCCTCGACATGGTGACGTCCGCGCGGCTCGACGAGGCAGACTTCGAGATGGAACGCGGCGTCATCCTCGAGGAGCTCGCGATGGCCGAGGACGACCCGGGCGACGTCGCGCACGAGCGCTTCACCGAGGCCGTGCTCTCGGGCCACCCGCTGGGGCGCCCCATCGGCGGCACCCCGGACATCATCCGATCCGTGACGCGCGACGCTGTGTGGGAGCACTATCGGCAGCACTACACCCCGAGCGGACTCATCGTCACGGTGGCCGGCAACGTGCACCACGAGACGGTCTGCGCCCTCGTGTCCGACGCGCTCGCCCAGGGCGGCTGGGACCTCACCGGGGAGATCGCGCCGAGCGCGCGGCGCGACCCGTTCGCTCCTCTCGACGCGGTGCTGGTGCCCGAGGTCTCCGTCACCCGCGACCTCGAGCAGTCGCACGTGCTGCTCGGCTCGCGCGGGTACCGCGCCACGGATGAGCGGCGCAGCACCCTGAGCGTGTTCAACGCGATCCTGGGCGGCGGGATGTCCTCGCGGCTCTTCCAGGAGATCCGCGAGAAGCGCGGCCTCACCTATGCGGTGTACTCGTTCGGCGCCCCCAACGCGGAGACCGGCATCTGGGGCATGTACGCCGCGTGCAATCCCAAGGCCGCGGACGAGGTCGAGCGGCTGCTGGGCGGCGAGCTCGACCGCATGGCGGAGGGCGTGACGGCGGAGGAGCTCGAGAAGGCCAAGGGCCAGATCGCCGGGACCACCGTGCTCCGCCTCGAGGACTCGTACTCACGGATGTCCCGACTCGGCAAGTCGGAGCTCGTGTTCGGGGAGCTGTGGAGCATCGGCGAGGCGCTCGACGAGGTGCGCGCGATCACGGCGGACCAGGTGGTGGGTCTCGCCGCGGAGCTCGCCTCGCGCGACCGCACTCGCGTGAGGGTGGGCCCCGCCGCCTGA
- the dapB gene encoding 4-hydroxy-tetrahydrodipicolinate reductase — translation MINVAVLGAAGRMGSHVVQAVQGAEDLELVAALDTDDDIAAATRAKAHVAIDFTVPDATEGHVHALIDAGIHAVVGTTGWTSDSLSRVEEHLKERPDLGVLIAPNFAIGAVLAMRFAAAAAPYFESAEVVELHHPDKVDAPSGTAIHTARGIAAARAAAGLGASPDATSHDPDGARGASVDGVHVHAVRLRGMVAHEEVLFGNAGEAFTIRTDSFDRVSFMPGVLLGVREVAAHPGLTVGLDRYMSL, via the coding sequence ATGATCAATGTCGCAGTGCTGGGCGCCGCTGGGCGCATGGGTTCTCACGTCGTGCAGGCGGTGCAGGGCGCGGAGGACCTGGAGTTGGTCGCGGCCCTCGACACCGACGATGACATCGCGGCCGCCACGCGCGCGAAGGCCCACGTCGCGATCGACTTCACCGTTCCTGACGCCACCGAGGGACACGTGCACGCGCTCATCGATGCGGGCATCCACGCGGTGGTGGGCACCACCGGCTGGACGAGCGACTCGCTGTCCCGCGTCGAGGAGCACCTCAAGGAGCGCCCCGACCTGGGTGTGCTGATCGCCCCCAACTTCGCCATCGGCGCGGTCCTCGCGATGCGATTCGCCGCCGCGGCCGCGCCCTACTTCGAGTCCGCGGAGGTGGTGGAGCTCCACCACCCCGACAAGGTCGACGCGCCCTCCGGGACCGCGATCCACACTGCCAGGGGCATCGCTGCGGCACGGGCGGCCGCGGGCCTGGGTGCAAGTCCCGATGCGACCTCCCACGACCCCGACGGCGCCCGCGGCGCGAGCGTCGACGGGGTTCACGTACACGCCGTGCGGCTGCGGGGCATGGTCGCTCACGAGGAGGTGCTGTTCGGCAACGCGGGGGAGGCGTTCACGATCCGCACGGACAGCTTCGATCGCGTCTCCTTCATGCCCGGGGTGCTGCTGGGCGTCCGCGAGGTCGCGGCGCATCCAGGCCTCACCGTCGGGCTCGATCGCTACATGAGCCTCTAG